The region GAATATTGGAATTTGAGATTTGTTTGAAATTTGGTGCTTGGAATTTGTGATTTTAGACACAAAACTCCAAGGCAGAGCCATCTATCTCTGACCTGGCCCAGACCAGGTTTTCAATGTAAAAATAAAATGGTATCAGATGCGATGTTACTGCTTATGACTTGCAGGTGGGTAAATACGCTTGGGCTATAGGGAATCGTCTCCCATAACCGAATGATTTTGTGGTGACCTTTAAGCTCGGCGGGGCCTGGTGTCGTTTGTATTCATTGCGATCAACCCGGCATAGGGTCTCTCTGACGATGACCGGATCAAATCCCATGGCAATGATCTCTTCCGCCCCTTTGTTGTCTTCAATATATGCCTTTAATATCCCGTCCAGAATGTCATAAGGCGGCAGATCGTCCTGATCTTTCTGGTCAGGCTTGAGTTCTGCGGAAGGAGGCTTTTTAAGAATTCTCCCGGGGATAACTTCTTGCTTCTTGTTGATCAGACGAGCAAGTTCATAGACCGTCATCTTGGGAACATCGGCGATGACAGCCAGCCCTCCACTCATATCACCGTAAAGCGTGCAATAGCCAACGGCCAGTTCAGATTTGTTCCCTGTTGATAGAAGAAGTCCCCCGAGCTTGTTCGAAAACGCCATGAGGAGTGCGCCCCGGATACGGGCCTGGATATTCTGGCCTGTAACCTCTGTAGCCACATCTTTGAAAACCGGAGGGAGTTCGTGTAAAATCCCTTCAAATATACTTGCAATCGGCATCTGAACGAACTCTATCCCTAAATTTTCTGCCAGCGATTTGGTGTCTTCGAAGTTTTCGTGAGACGTATACTGGGAAGGCATAAAAATACCCATCACATTTTTCTTGCCAAGAGCCTGAACCGCAATAGAGGCAGTAAGGGCCGAATCAATTCCACCGCTCAATCCAACGATAGCTCTGGCAAATCCGCACTTGCGAATATAATCTCTCGTCCCCATAACCAGGGCCTTCAGGATCGATTCTGCCTCCGTTCCACTGACTTGGTGGAGTTCACCTTTTTGCGTGTCAGTGTCAAAAAGGACAATATCCTCCTCAAAATCGCCAGCCCGGGCCGCCAGCCAGCCTCTTGAATCAAAGGCCATGCTGACGCCATCAAAAAGGACGCTGTCATTGCCGCCCACCTGATTTACATAAAGGAGAGGAATCCCGTACTTCTTGGCAAGATCGCCGAGCATGTCCTGCTTGAATTCAGTCTTGCCGGCATAGTAGGGAGAGGCCGAAATATTTATGATAAGATCAGCCCCTTTTTGGATCATGGCGGCTACAGGGTCAACCGGGTAAAGCCTTCGTGAAAACACATTCCGTGAAAAGAGATCTTTGTCGTTCCAGATATCCTCGCAGATGGTCAGTCCAATATTCCGGCCCTTGTACAAGAAAGAGGAGCACTGGGTACCTGGCTCAAAGTACCTTTTTTCATCAAAGACGTCATAGTCGGGAAGTAACCTCTTGTGAGACCGGTGGAGGATTTTTCCTGAATCAAAAAGGGCTGCTGAGTTGTGGAGGGGATGACCTTCCTGATCCGGGTTTTCGCCTACAAACCCGCATATAACCCCGATCCCTCTCACGGACTCAGCGATTTCTTCGAGATGGCGCAGGTTCGCGGCCACAAAGTCCTGCCTCTCCAGAAGGTCCCGAGGAGGATACCCGGAGATAACAAGCTCCGAAAAGATGATAAGATCACAGGAAAGGCCCCTTGCCTTGTCTATGAACC is a window of Deltaproteobacteria bacterium DNA encoding:
- a CDS encoding NAD+ synthase, which codes for MKIALAQINPTIGAFKGNTEKMMGFIDKARGLSCDLIIFSELVISGYPPRDLLERQDFVAANLRHLEEIAESVRGIGVICGFVGENPDQEGHPLHNSAALFDSGKILHRSHKRLLPDYDVFDEKRYFEPGTQCSSFLYKGRNIGLTICEDIWNDKDLFSRNVFSRRLYPVDPVAAMIQKGADLIINISASPYYAGKTEFKQDMLGDLAKKYGIPLLYVNQVGGNDSVLFDGVSMAFDSRGWLAARAGDFEEDIVLFDTDTQKGELHQVSGTEAESILKALVMGTRDYIRKCGFARAIVGLSGGIDSALTASIAVQALGKKNVMGIFMPSQYTSHENFEDTKSLAENLGIEFVQMPIASIFEGILHELPPVFKDVATEVTGQNIQARIRGALLMAFSNKLGGLLLSTGNKSELAVGYCTLYGDMSGGLAVIADVPKMTVYELARLINKKQEVIPGRILKKPPSAELKPDQKDQDDLPPYDILDGILKAYIEDNKGAEEIIAMGFDPVIVRETLCRVDRNEYKRHQAPPSLKVTTKSFGYGRRFPIAQAYLPTCKS